One Ananas comosus cultivar F153 unplaced genomic scaffold, ASM154086v1, whole genome shotgun sequence genomic window, ATTTTCTTTGAGTTTCGTTTTTATGTTCCAAtccaaataaaagaatttttttttcttctaactttcctttttttttttttggcagtgTTAAAGAACTATGTACCACAAGGGCCATTTGGTTCAATGAAATTATCAATGTATAGTAGATAGAAGGACACACACTTGAAAATGTAGTTAGAACTGTGCGCAATTTGTTTGgtcagataaaataaaaaacgttGATACATATAATTTGTTTAGCTGCTTATAGTTGAgaattatatttacaaatacaTCACTTCAGATATCAAGGTGAGATTACGCCtatattgaagaaaaaaaatattttctatttaaaacatAATTAGAGAGGTAAACTTGTCTTTTGTTATAATTATTCTATCACATTATTGTAGTTGGAACTAGAGCCAATCTGAACTTAATTCAACTGCCAGAACTGAACTTTTCCGTAAACGTTTAACAGCTGCAATTGgattcaaatatataaaatcacaCACCGCGcgtatttgaatttgtatgtAACTATAACTATGTAACTATAACTTATAGTGTAATTGGAACTGTATGTTTGAATTGCCTAAGATGTTGGTTGAggccctaaaaaaaaataatcagtaATGCAGTAAAATTACACACGTGACTTGGAAACTTCCATTTGGACCGTTTAGTAGACCGTATAACTTGTTCTTTGACCCTACTTTAAAATTCTTTGGCTaattaaggacaaaaaaaaagagagaaaagaatagaTGAATTGTGTCTTATTGTATAGAATAGAACAAAAACTAAGGCACCAAACCTTACGTTTTTGGTGCTTTAATTGTAGAGTTGCTCCTAAGTAAATATAAAGCTGTATAAAAAAGTACAACCCTGTAGAAGACAATTGCAAGAACTAGTTCTATGTGACAAGATGCCGTCGTTGTGGGATCAAAGcaatttattttatacaaatttaaTTGTCTTAATTAAATTTGCGCATACGCCACGGCGAGAGATGGCTTGGGTTCACAAGCCTTAACTCTAAAAAAGTCCTTCACTGTTCATGAGTTGAGTACTCATCaaactttttctatatatagaggAGTTCTCAACCTCAACTAATCATCAAAAGCATCAGCTTCCACTTTTAACCTAATTTCATTCATTACCTTTCCAATATTCTACATGGCAAAGATATACCTCACATCACTTCCTCTTCTCGCTGCGCTAATAACGTTGCTCGTCGTGAGATCAAATGCAGGAAGGATAGCAATATACTGGGGCCAGAACGGCAATGAGGGAACTCTAGCCGATACCTGCGCGACAGGAAATTACAAGTACGTGAACATCGCCTTCCTCCCGACCTTCGGCAATGGGCAAACTCCGATGATCAACCTGGCCGGCCACTGCGACCCCAGCTCCGTCGACGGCTGCACCGCGTTAAGCCACGACATCCGTTCATGCCAGAGCCGTGGTGTGAAGGTGATGTGAGGCAATCGATTACGCTCGAAGcttaagcagatagatagaaatTAATGGCGTTTTAATCGTTTATATTCAACAGGTGATGCTCTCGATTGGGGGCGGCGCGGGTAGTTACTACCTAGCTTCCTCGCAGGACGCGATGCAAGTCGCGGAGTACCTCTGGAATAACTTCTTGGGTGGCTCGTCCCCTTCACGTCCTCTCGGCGATGCAGTTTTGGACGGCATCGACTTCGACATAGAGGGAGGCACCAACCAGCTCTGGGATGAACTTGCCAGATACCTTAAATCCTACAGCAAGGGCGGAAGGAAAGTTTACTTAACTGCAGCCCCTCAGTGCCCGTTCCCAGATGCTTGGGTTGGCGGTGCACTTAATACGGGGCTCTTTGATTACGTTTGGGTTCAGTTTTATAACAACCCTCCGTGCCAGTACAATCAAGGAAATACTGCAAATTTCATTAGCGCGTGGAAGCAGTGGCTATCGATTCCGGCGAGGAAGATTTTCCTCGGGCTTCCGGCGGCACCTCAGGCGGCCGGAAGTGGGTTTGTTCCAGCCGGCGATCTCACTTCCCAAGTGCTTCCCATTATCAAGAAATCGGGCAAGTATGGGGGGATTATGCTGTGGTCTAAGTACTATGATGATCTCACCGGGTATAGCTCGGCTGTGAAGAGTCATGTGTGAAGTACAGAGACCTTGGTGGCATGGTGCAGCAAATTTGTAATTGAAGTCTAGATTGTATTATCCTATCTATTTATGGGCTTGTATTTTCTTTGAATAATGTATGCTtgcatattataatatataatgacATTTGCTTTGGAGATGCagagatttcttttttttttccttttttttttttctttgtgattgtaaaataaaaggcgATTCTCTGTGCAGTTCATGAAAGTaataaggggcaattgcttatatacccccgaaaagttcccgacttttcgatttacgcctcttagaaggctaatattgaaaataccctttctacgttccaacctatttctaatatactcctagagttaaaatatgttaattaactctgttatctgtataaaattactattttgccctttcaaatatacccttccaccatcactgactttcttatttgcccttaaagtcaggagcaaaaaagtattttgacttttggttttttccaatatacctttctactatcaccaacatttcttatttgcccttaagttaaggaaaaaattggcattttaattttttttaactgtggtagatgttaaactcacgtttaacccaagttaacttaacaggagataactacgggggtattttgcaataatggtggaacatatgaggggtattttagaaaaaaaaaaaagaggataaatcagatattttcaaacgtatgagaggtatataggcaattatcccaagTAATAATAATGCGAACTCATGTTACCAAACAACTACTACCTAATAAATTAGTCAATGATCTAATCTAATATAAATAGGGTAGAGCCAAGCAACTATTTAAACCGGACTATTAAATAAAGTCTTATCTGTTGCAAATTGTTGGATTATATAAAGCCATGTTCCGAGTCGATATTCAGAGTTTGACtctaattagatttaattttgtttcaaaaGATTAGAAATAGTTCAGAATCAATTTAAAGAGTATTCCTAAAAAGATATGATGACTACATATGAATCATACTTGAATGGAAGGCGAAAATTGTTTCCTATTAGAATTAGGATTTTAGGGTTATATAAACCtttataattaatcttttagATTATGAGCTTCACTAAAAATACTCTAGTTGAGAGAAAAACGTGGAGAGctcctgagagagagagtttcttgTAATCCCATCTACTCCTTTGTACTTTTGTGCCATGAAATAATCAAAGAAAGCATTGAGGTGGTCTTGGCTGTGAACGTAGGTCGACTCAaggttggccgaaccacgtaaatcttgcattcttgtaatttcttttttttttattgctttgttATTCTCGTGCTTATTTTTCCTACGATCGTTCTCATCTCTTACGTTTACGAAAGTTCCTGTTTTTGCTGCGCTCGTGTGCTGTGTGGGTTTGAGATGTGCTCGGTAAAACACGGCCGGTCCCtcaatttggtatcagagcgtttGGTTTTTTGTAGTTCGTTGACGGTGAAACGATGGCAGGAAAAGTTATAAGGATGATGTATGAGGTTCCTCGATTTGATAGAACGAATTTCGCGTTGTGGAAACTTAAGATACTAGTCTTGATTAAAAATGCTTGTGAGATCGCCCTGCAAGAAAAGGAGAAATAGCCGGAAGGGATGACGGATAAGTTATTTGAAGAGAAAGATAAGCTGGCTTTGGCAAACCTATATTTGTCACTAGATGATTCGGTGCTATGCAATGTGGAGACTAAGACTACAGCAAAAGGGATTTAGGATAAATTAAAGAATCTCTGTGAAGGAAAGTCATTGGTAAATAAAATCTTCTTAAGGCGGCAATTGTACAATCTAAAGATGAAGGATGGGGCATCGGTACAAGAGCATCTAAGTTCATTCAACTCTATTGTGAGCAAGCTCATGGCCCTAGACGTGAGAATCgatgaagaagaaaaggcaAGTACCTTACTTTGTTCGATGCTGGAATcttgaaataatttgattatgaACTTGAGCCATGTTGAAACCCTTGAGATGGAGTCAATTGTTGCATCGTTGCTGACCGAGGAGATGAGGTGGAAGTCTAACCAAGGAAGTTCTTCGGGAGAGGCTATGATAGCACGGGGAAGACCCTTCAAAAGGGAGCGTGGTGATTGAGGGAAGTCAAGATCAAAGTCCAAAGGCAAAAGGAAAGTAAAGTGCTGAAATTGTGAAAAATTGGGGCACTTGAAGAAGGATTACCGAGTTAAAGGAGTTGATAGTAAATCCGATTCAAGCAACTTCTAAGGTAATTTAGCCGAATTGGATGCTAAGTCGGCTAGTTCGGAGGACGGAGATGCATTGTCCGTATTGGATAAATTCGATCCTATTTATCATTGGATCTTGGATTCGAGAGCGTCGTTCCACATGACTCCGTATAGGGAGTGGTTTCATACTTACAAACTATGGGATAGTGGAGTTATCTATTTGGGTGACATCCTAGGATGTTAGCTATGGGAAATTGTAGAAAGTGCATCGACTCTTTATACGTGGAGACTCTCAAGAATAGGTTAAAACTGGAGAAGAGGAAGCCATAGATACGTATTCGCAATGTTGGTTTCTGTGCCTCTATCCTCATCAGTTGCTCGAACGGCGAGATCTGAAGAAATTATTAAAGGTTTAGTTCACTAAAACAGCCGCGAGCTCACTAGTTCATTGTTCGGTACGAGTGTCGAAGGTGGGTTTTAACATGAGTTGTACGAGGCCCGGGAGAGGTACTCACAAGTTAAATTGGAGAAGCGATGTGGTAAAACAACGACACATAGCTCATGATACTCCACGGTGAATTAAGGTACAAGTGATGTTTTGAGTAGTTTAAGAGAATTTGTTATGAGGGAGGCAATAGCCTTGCATccgtaaattaaaaatttgggaaaAGTAAGATGTGTTCTGGAAATTTGAAGAATTTTCAAAGTTTGTGCAGCCTGAAGGCGAAATCTTATATGTGGGTTCGGAAAGCTCTTATTGGTAGTTATTTCCTTTGTTTCATTTTTGTGGGTGGGTTGCTTTATAGCCCGCTGAGGGTTCATAGGCTTACTTAGTTGAGCTCCACGCTGAATGAAGAAACTACACTATCTCTCTTACTATTGGAGACAACGAAGGGTATCTACGTTAGAAGTGTTTTTAGGTTACTACGCCTGAACATTGGACCTTCTTCAAGTGATAATCTATTATGGACGTTAGGCATGAGCGAGTACACAGGGTTTGCCGTTACGGTGTGGCAGCCTCTGAGGTGGAAACGCGATCGTTGTTGGCGAAGAAGGTGAACTCAAATTGGGTGGTTAGATATATCCAACGTATAAACGATAAGAAATCAGTTGTGGTTTGTAAGAACTGTAAGAAAGTTTACTAGAAAGAGCGGCTACTTGGATTTGGGAACAAACGTTTTGTAGGGTTCACTATTTTCTGAAAAGACTTCACGTTCTTGTATGGCTTATAATCTTTGACAGGCTTGTTGTGGTAGTTTGTAGAACTAGACTTGCAGAGggtgaggttggtagcttgtatgACACAANCAAGATGATGAGGCTATGGTTCCAATTGAGCTCTTTGGAGCACGCGATGAGGTGCAAGCTGAGCAAGCACAGGAAGACGATGAGGTGGTTGATAATGAACCTGACTTGGAGTTTCCGCAATCATTCGAAGATACAAATTCACCGGTGAAGCCACCAACGGATTCTGGACATCCTACAAGGGTTATTAGACCTCCTGCGAGGTATGATAACTATATTACTTCATTTACTCTTTCTGCTAACCATGTTAGTACATATGTTGTTTTTGCGGAGGAAGATGAGCGAGTTCATATAAGGAGGCTTGTGAGTCGACTAATGTCGGAAAGTGACAATGCGCGATGGAGGAGGAGATTGAGTCACTTCGGAAGAATAGGACTTGGGAACTTGTTGATTTGCCGAAGAGAAGGAACGTGATTGGATGCTGATGGGTATTTAAGGTGAAAAAGGATGCGGATGGAAATATGGAGAGGTTCAAGGCGAGGTTGGTTGTAAAGGGTTGCTCAGAAGTTGGGGATCTACTTTGATGAGATCTTCTCACTGGTGGTTCGTAGTACCACTATTCGGGTCGTTTTGGTGATCGCGGCAGTCatggatttggagcttgagcAGATGGATGTGAAAACAACTTTCTTGCATGGTGACCTCGGGGAGGAGATATATATGTCGCAACCGGAAGGCTTTGTCGAAAGAGGCAAGGAGCATTTGGTTTGTCGGTTGAACAAATCGTTGTATGGCTTGAAACAGGCGTCAAGGTGTTGGTACAAGCGATTTTATTCCTTTATTGTGAGTTTGAGTTTTGATAAGCTAGAGGTGGATCATTGTGCATATATATACGGATACGATGATGGGAGCTTCTGTATTTTGCTATTACATGTCGGCGACATGGTAGTCACGGGAAATAGTAAGGGCCGGATATCTACCTTGAAGACTCAATTAGCCGGTGAGTTTGATATGAAGGACTTAGGAGCCGTGAATCAAATACTCGGGATGAAGGTATTATGGGAGAGAAAGAATATGAAGGTTTGGCTTTCACAAAAGGGTTATGTGGAGAAGGCTATGCGATGCTTCAATATACAGAACACAAAGCTAGTTTCTACCCGTTTCCTATTCATTTAAAATTGTCGGCCGAGCAATCACTGGGTAAAGAAGCAAAAAGTTCGACATGACTCAAATACCAAATTAATCGGCAATAGGAAGCCTtattgtagcacactgaactttagcaaattgcaaggttctaatgtaagaatagtattttgaactattatgGAAGTTTTGAGGGTTGTTTGGAGTGTGTCGACTATTTCTGGAGCTAAATAAGTGCGAGAACAGGTTCTTggcatcaaaatctgcaaactacaGATTTTAGTATTAAGTACCGGTACTGGTTTGAGGTACCAAAACTCAGTAGAGAGCCGAAATGGGCAACTCTCGGGTTTTACGGAATCCAGtggtgagtaccggtactgagccGTGTACCGATACTATATTAGGTGGGTATCGGAACGCAGTTGAAAACCAGAATTGCCAACATTCGGGTTCTGCGGAACTGGACCCTTGATACCGGAactgctgggtaccggtactccaattcgTGTACCGGTGCTCAATGCTACAGAATGTAATTTCGTGCTGTATGCAAATTATGGGTTCTCAAGGGACCTAAAGGGTATTGTTACACCATGTGTATAACCCTTTACCCCTCATTTGTTTTACCTTTTGTGCTGAGtctagagagaggaggaggtaggtgttctctctctctctcttgaattCTTCCTTTCCAAACCCCTAGATCTTGGGTTTTGATCCCTTGTGCTTCTTTCTCTTCATGGAAGCTTGCTATTTGGACCTTGAAGGGAGCTTGGAAGTGAAGAagggagcttgtttgaggattaaACTCCAACCCTAGCATTACTTGGCTTGGTTTGGAGTTCTTTTTGAGGTTAGTAGTCTTCTTGCAACTTTTAATTGTGAATTTTGCAAGAATCGTGGAAGAAAATCTAGTTTTGAGAAAACtaggatttattttggaattTTCCTATTTTGAGTTTGTGGGGTTAAATTGATGAATGTAGGacactcttttaggttggatttgaagcctCCTAGCtttgatttggattttggataAGTTCTACTTTGTTAAAGATAATTTTCACCTATTTTACCcttgatttttggtgaatttagTGGTAAGCTTGTTAGAAGTTTGTAACCCCCttgaaatttttcttagggTGCTAGAGATCtagtggacaacttcgttcgggaAAATGAACAAGTTTCGAATGGTATCCGGTAGGATTGACCACACCGAAATGAGTGAACTCTTCCTATATCTACTATATTGTTATAAGCTTTAAATTGATGCATATTTATGCTTTTCATGACATGTTAGAATTTTTGGATACATGGTACCCATATGTTGTACATAGAATTTTGCAtgctctatatagtagagacaTATGATGtaacatacataatatatagtacGTAATTGTGTTTTCTCTTATGCAAATATAGGAATGCATGTTAGAGATGAGTAAAAGTATCCAATGGGACATTACATGGTTAGTGAAACCTTTGGGTTTAAACTTGCATGCCAATTAATATTTCTTGCTATAGATAAAGGCAAACATGATATATTGTATGTTAATGACAAATGTAAGTTAAATATGTTGCACTTAAGTTTGTTGAACAACTAGAGTTAACATTTGACATTGTACTCAACATCTAGGTTGTTAGTtgatattccatgttttagacatgatgaacAAAATACTTATGTGGTTGATcacacttgcttgccattgtgctcattcgcataaaGTTGTGAAGGTCGCTCTCTATAAGCCGGCAatccggagttggcctttgtGACATCATACTCGCTCGTatgggattgggcgccgaagtggattgctgtgggcGAGACTCATTCCTAGCGGGCAAATATTGACTACCAcgaggccattaggcacggcacaagTCGGGAcataccttgtgtaagtccccGATAATTGGGTAATTGTAATTAAACTCAATGTTGGTCATTACTACTAGGTAGTGCATGACATTTGGACATATACATTATCTATCTTTTGCTCATTCATGTTAGAGAGCAGTTTCCATACATGTTAAATAACATAGTTAATTAGAGGCATCGTAGTACTTGAATCTGAATGCTTAACTTTATTCATGCTTTTTAGTAGCTACTTCTACTtttgcctcagttgacctagtggtgtaattcgtttttcttggcggcttacccactggaaactattgtttaatagttctcacccctatatatttgttgtttttgttctcagagccttccactgcgggagaggttagggatcgtggcaagggagtcgcgtcttgCTAGAGCCTTGAAGAGTTACTTAGGTGGAcacctttcttttgttttagctTCGAGAGGTGTACTTGGCCattttgtatagagaccaccttatGCTATGAGATGTACTTTTGTGATCTTATATATGTCTTATAATAGTTGTATCCTTTATTGTATAACTTGCTATCTTCCTTTGGTAAATGTTGCTTTcttgtttagtttagtacttgtGCTCTCATTACTAtgttaggattattttcctTATTCTCTCTATATTGTATATTTTGTAGTAGATACATTGTGCGCACCCAGGGTGCCTTGTGCATAcgacgggtctgtgcacgtgccggataggCTTCCGCTGGGGCCCGAGCATGACACTTATGTTTGCCATGGTGTGTATGAGACCCGACATTGCTCAAGTAGTGGGAGTAGTAAGTCGATATATGGCAAATCTAGGTTGTGAATATTGGAATGCAGTGAAATGGATCCTCAGGTATTTGAGGGGCACTGCGGTATGGTTCTGTGGGTTTAGAGTACGTCGGATATGTGGATTTAGATTTTGCAAGCAATAGAGACAGGAGAAAGTCTACCACGATTATATTTTCTCTATGGGCGACGGTGCTATTAGCTGGGAGTCGAAGCTTCAGTTGGTGGTTGCTTTGTCGACGACAAAGGCGGAGTACATAGCGGTGGCACATGCTTGTAAGGAGGCTATTTGGTTGAACAGGCTTCATGGAGAATTTAAAGTGAAGCAAGATATGGTGGGAGTGAATTGTGATAGTTAAAGTGCAAGACACTTCACAAAGAATCTAGTATTTCACTCTCGGACGAAGCACATTGATATTCGCTATCACTTTGTAAGAGACGTGGTGGATGAGGGTCTTATCTCACTGTTAAAAGTTCATACCGATACAAATCCAGCAGATATTTTGACGAAGCTGGTAACTCGAGAGGAGTTCAATTGGAGCATTAATTCTCTCGATTTTGGAGCTACGTGAGGAGAGTGGGAGTGTGACAAGACTTTCAATTTATTGTTTTATGGTGTTCGGCACATGTCTTTTAAGTAGGAGAATTGTTGGATTATGTAAAGCTATGTTCCGAGTCGATATGCAAAGTTTGACTCTAATTGGATCTAATCTTGTTCCAAAAGATTAGGAATAGTCCAAAATCACTTTCAAGAGTATTCCTAAAAGGATATTGATGGCTACACATGAATCAAACTTGGATGGAAGGCGAAATTGTTTCCTAATAGAATTAGGATTTTAGGATTATATAAACCCTTgtagttaattttttagattatgaGCTTCATTGAAAATATCTTAGTTGAGAGGAAAAAGTAGAGAGCTCCTGAGAGAGAGTTTCTTGTAATCTAATCTACTCCTTTGCACTTTTGTGCCGTGGAATAATCGAAGAAAGCATTGAGGTGGTCTTGGCCATGGACGTAGGTCGACTCAAGCTTGGCCGAATCACGTAAATCTTGTATTCTtgtgattttttgttttctttattacTTTGTTATCTCGTGCTTATTTTTTCTACGATCGTTCTTGTCTCTTACATTTATAAAAGATCCTATTTTTGCTGCGCTCGTGTGCTATGTGGGTTTGAGGTGTGCTCGGTAACCCTATGGCTGGTCCCTAACACAAATAACTCTCtgcaaaataaaatctatacaacgcatagaaagaaaaacaaacaacCATTTCCTTGCTCTTGGGGCAACTAATCAAGTGCTAGACTACCTTGCGCCAATGTTGTTGCTCAAATGAGATCCTCGAGAAGAAGAATCTCATGGTCTTTCTCAATACGGCGAAGATCTTCAACCAACTTTTTTCCTTCTAACTAAATAAGATTTTCACCAACCAATTCATACCTTACGCTTAGAGAATTTATTGTCCAAATGCAAccattttgatattttaaggGTTCAGGAAAGAAAA contains:
- the LOC109706115 gene encoding acidic endochitinase-like, with protein sequence MAKIYLTSLPLLAALITLLVVRSNAGRIAIYWGQNGNEGTLADTCATGNYKYVNIAFLPTFGNGQTPMINLAGHCDPSSVDGCTALSHDIRSCQSRGVKVMLSIGGGAGSYYLASSQDAMQVAEYLWNNFLGGSSPSRPLGDAVLDGIDFDIEGGTNQLWDELARYLKSYSKGGRKVYLTAAPQCPFPDAWVGGALNTGLFDYVWVQFYNNPPCQYNQGNTANFISAWKQWLSIPARKIFLGLPAAPQAAGSGFVPAGDLTSQVLPIIKKSGKYGGIMLWSKYYDDLTGYSSAVKSHV